From Candidatus Woesearchaeota archaeon, a single genomic window includes:
- a CDS encoding DNA-directed RNA polymerase has translation MFYKIKVKDFIRIAPDKFATDLEEAMIVEIKSKYEGHISEELGIVIDVLGVENIEDGTIIPGDGATFYETEFSLITFIPEMQEVILGTIKDIADFGAFINIGPAEGMIHISQTMNDFVSFNKEKTLLGKETKRVLKVGDLCKARIISISYKDVSNPKIGLTMRQDGLGKDEWNKEEPKKNKNNQER, from the coding sequence ATGTTTTATAAAATAAAAGTAAAAGATTTCATAAGAATAGCACCTGACAAATTTGCTACTGACCTAGAAGAAGCAATGATAGTAGAAATAAAATCAAAATATGAAGGACACATATCAGAAGAACTAGGAATAGTAATAGACGTGCTAGGTGTAGAAAACATAGAAGACGGAACAATAATACCTGGAGACGGAGCAACGTTTTATGAAACAGAATTTTCACTAATAACATTCATTCCAGAAATGCAAGAAGTAATACTAGGAACAATAAAAGACATAGCTGACTTCGGAGCATTCATAAACATAGGACCTGCAGAAGGAATGATACACATAAGTCAAACAATGAACGACTTCGTAAGCTTTAACAAAGAAAAAACATTACTAGGAAAAGAAACTAAACGCGTACTAAAAGTAGGAGACTTATGCAAAGCAAGAATAATAAGCATATCTTACAAAGACGTATCTAACCCTAAAATAGGACTCACAATGAGACAAGACGGCCTAGGAAAAGACGAATGGAACAAAGAAGAACCCAAAAAAAACAAAAACAACCAAGAAAGGTGA
- a CDS encoding M20/M25/M40 family metallo-hydrolase, with amino-acid sequence MISNITKEKKEFYINLLAEIVSKKSVLKDEYLVADVIKDFLNSINVSYDVHFLDEQRPNVIAKIGSGKKKLLLVCHMDVVEGSGVWEFDPFVLSEQNGKLIGRGVADNKGPLVSLLILIDSLKSENFDGELQILFASDEEKSGPNGLKYLLREDLIHADFAIVADTPGEFNKIMVAERGSLNVGVIAKGKQVHSAYTHLDGDNPIDKMASFIVKLSSYELNHDPHKYLTPPSLSFVKINGGFANNVVPSVCEATINIRYVVNQSVDEILSELKDIAGDNFEFRVKSYTVPSEVNEDHESISLLRSVAQKHGFNPILTGLDSGTDCKKLVHAGIPAVGYCFPKEGVAHQVNEWIWEEDLFIYADLMKDFVIEFFK; translated from the coding sequence ATGATTTCGAATATTACTAAGGAAAAAAAAGAATTTTATATTAATTTATTAGCTGAAATAGTTTCTAAGAAATCCGTGCTGAAAGATGAGTATTTAGTCGCTGATGTTATTAAAGATTTTTTAAATTCTATTAATGTTAGTTATGATGTTCATTTTTTGGATGAGCAACGTCCTAATGTTATTGCTAAGATTGGTTCTGGTAAGAAAAAGCTTCTTTTAGTTTGTCATATGGATGTTGTTGAAGGTAGTGGCGTGTGGGAGTTTGATCCTTTTGTTCTTTCTGAACAAAATGGGAAGCTTATCGGGCGAGGTGTTGCTGATAATAAAGGTCCTTTAGTTTCTTTATTAATTTTAATTGATAGTCTTAAAAGTGAAAACTTTGATGGTGAATTGCAAATTCTTTTTGCTTCTGATGAGGAAAAAAGTGGTCCTAATGGTTTGAAATATCTTTTACGTGAAGATCTTATTCATGCTGATTTTGCTATTGTTGCTGATACCCCTGGTGAGTTTAATAAAATAATGGTTGCTGAAAGAGGTAGTTTAAATGTTGGTGTGATTGCTAAAGGTAAACAAGTTCATAGCGCTTATACTCATCTAGATGGTGATAATCCTATTGATAAAATGGCTAGTTTTATTGTTAAGCTTTCTAGTTATGAATTGAATCATGATCCTCATAAGTATCTTACACCGCCTTCTTTATCTTTTGTTAAAATAAATGGTGGTTTTGCTAATAATGTTGTTCCGAGTGTTTGTGAAGCAACTATTAATATTAGGTATGTTGTTAATCAAAGCGTTGATGAAATTCTTTCTGAATTGAAAGATATTGCAGGAGATAATTTTGAATTTAGAGTTAAATCATATACTGTTCCTTCTGAAGTTAATGAGGATCATGAAAGTATTTCTTTGCTTAGATCTGTTGCTCAAAAACATGGTTTTAATCCTATTCTTACTGGTCTTGATAGTGGAACTGATTGTAAGAAACTTGTTCATGCAGGTATTCCTGCTGTTGGTTATTGTTTTCCTAAGGAAGGTGTGGCTCATCAAGTTAATGAGTGGATATGGGAAGAAGACTTGTTCATTTATGCTGATTTAATGAAAGATTTTGTTATTGAATTTTTTAAATAA
- the tadA gene encoding Flp pilus assembly complex ATPase component TadA, with amino-acid sequence MRPKKIIQKYSINSNGIDVEVEIYESEDKYVPTYAISIMNITPTTKLILDKIREEFVSSLDYEELEQQKQENIDDLRKKFTLSISRLVKKYFPKSDDKTKNTLINYLLEENLGFGKIDILLKDAYLEEIVINNHSEPVWVYHKRHGWLETNITIFTESRIRHYSTMIGRDVNKEITVLNPLMDAHLKTGDRVNATLAPISTKGNTITIRKFAEDPWTIIKFIEMKTISPEGAALVWIAVQNELSILIAGGTGSGKTSMLNGISNFLPPNQRIISIEDTRELKLSSYLHWVPLETRLPNPEGKGGITMLDLLINSLRMRPDRIFVGEIRRKEEAQVLLEAMHTGHSVYATIHANNADETVSRLTNPPIDIPKGMISSLSMILVQNRNRRTGKRRTIQIAELTRAGEPRVLMQYSATTDKLEKVNDSQEIFKIISLYAGMTTQQVQQELDVKTQILKWLLNKKISSINELGKFMADYYTGRINIKT; translated from the coding sequence TTGAGACCTAAGAAAATAATCCAAAAATATTCTATAAACAGTAATGGCATAGATGTAGAAGTAGAAATATATGAATCAGAAGACAAATACGTTCCAACCTACGCAATATCTATAATGAACATTACACCAACAACAAAATTAATACTAGACAAAATAAGAGAAGAATTCGTATCAAGCCTAGACTACGAAGAATTAGAACAACAAAAACAAGAAAACATAGACGATCTAAGAAAAAAATTCACACTAAGCATATCAAGACTAGTAAAAAAATATTTCCCGAAATCAGATGACAAAACAAAAAACACACTAATAAATTATTTACTAGAAGAAAATCTAGGATTCGGAAAAATAGACATATTACTAAAAGATGCATACTTGGAAGAAATAGTAATAAATAATCACTCAGAACCAGTATGGGTATATCATAAAAGACACGGATGGCTAGAAACAAACATAACAATATTCACAGAATCAAGAATAAGACACTACTCAACCATGATAGGAAGAGACGTAAATAAAGAAATCACGGTGCTAAATCCATTAATGGACGCACACTTAAAAACAGGAGACAGGGTAAACGCGACTTTAGCACCAATATCAACAAAAGGAAACACAATAACAATAAGAAAATTCGCAGAAGATCCTTGGACCATAATAAAATTCATAGAAATGAAAACAATATCGCCAGAAGGCGCAGCGCTAGTATGGATAGCAGTACAAAACGAATTATCAATACTGATAGCAGGAGGAACAGGATCAGGAAAAACAAGTATGTTAAACGGCATAAGCAATTTCTTACCACCAAATCAAAGAATAATAAGCATAGAAGATACAAGAGAACTAAAACTATCATCTTACTTACACTGGGTACCACTTGAAACAAGACTACCAAATCCAGAAGGTAAAGGTGGAATAACAATGCTTGACTTATTAATAAACAGTTTAAGAATGAGGCCTGACAGAATATTCGTAGGAGAAATAAGAAGAAAAGAAGAAGCACAAGTACTATTAGAAGCAATGCACACAGGACACTCAGTATACGCAACAATACACGCAAACAACGCGGATGAAACAGTATCAAGACTAACAAATCCTCCAATAGATATACCAAAAGGAATGATTTCATCATTATCTATGATACTAGTACAAAACAGAAATAGAAGAACAGGAAAAAGAAGAACAATACAAATAGCAGAATTAACAAGAGCAGGAGAACCAAGAGTGTTGATGCAATATAGTGCAACAACAGACAAATTAGAAAAAGTAAATGATTCACAAGAAATATTCAAAATAATATCACTATATGCTGGAATGACAACACAACAAGTCCAACAAGAATTAGACGTAAAAACACAAATACTAAAATGGTTACTAAATAAAAAAATAAGTTCAATAAATGAATTAGGAAAATTCATGGCGGACTATTACACTGGAAGAATAAACATAAAAACTTGA
- a CDS encoding DNA-directed RNA polymerase subunit E'', with amino-acid sequence MAVKREVCKKTKKFLDDPNFKEHKVSAGTSTNWQGRIYVVNPEKSEIAKIMGLEEQGEYAIKVR; translated from the coding sequence ATGGCAGTAAAAAGAGAAGTATGCAAAAAAACCAAGAAATTCTTAGACGATCCTAACTTCAAAGAACACAAAGTGTCAGCAGGAACATCAACTAACTGGCAAGGAAGAATATACGTGGTAAACCCTGAAAAATCAGAAATAGCAAAAATAATGGGCTTAGAAGAACAAGGAGAATACGCAATAAAAGTAAGGTAG
- the ftsZ gene encoding cell division protein FtsZ: MEKINEYQPELDVGQANIKVIGCGGGGTNMTNWLYLKGVQGAEILACNTDQQHLNIVEADRKFLIGKDVTRGLGCGGYPEKGAEAAQESLSSIKDALKGSDMVFVCAGMGGGTGTGAAPIVAQVARDMGAIVIGTVTMPFKIERARVDKAEYGLQQLRKVSDTVIVIDNNRLVQIAGNLPVQQAFAVANELVATMIKGIVETIAVPSLVNLDYADVRTIMTNGDVAAIGVGASDTANRVEESVKGALSNPLLDISYEGASGAIIQIHGGMDMTLDEISKIGELVTEAMDEDANVIWGARVSDDMKGKITVMTIITGVKSPWILGKPTAKHAEAARQQLSSELGIEIVR; the protein is encoded by the coding sequence ATGGAAAAAATAAATGAATACCAACCAGAACTAGACGTAGGACAAGCAAACATCAAAGTCATCGGATGCGGTGGCGGTGGAACAAACATGACAAACTGGCTCTACCTAAAAGGAGTCCAAGGAGCAGAAATCCTAGCATGCAACACCGACCAACAACACCTAAACATCGTAGAAGCAGACAGAAAATTCCTAATAGGAAAAGACGTCACACGCGGACTAGGATGCGGAGGCTACCCAGAAAAAGGAGCAGAAGCAGCACAAGAAAGCCTATCAAGTATTAAAGACGCACTAAAAGGATCAGATATGGTCTTCGTATGCGCAGGAATGGGAGGCGGAACCGGAACAGGAGCAGCACCAATCGTAGCACAAGTAGCAAGAGACATGGGCGCAATCGTAATCGGAACCGTAACAATGCCATTCAAAATAGAAAGAGCAAGAGTAGACAAAGCAGAATACGGCCTACAACAACTAAGAAAAGTATCAGACACAGTAATCGTAATCGATAACAACAGACTAGTACAAATCGCAGGAAACCTACCAGTACAACAAGCATTCGCAGTAGCAAACGAACTAGTAGCAACAATGATAAAAGGAATTGTAGAAACAATAGCGGTACCATCACTGGTAAACCTAGATTACGCAGACGTAAGAACAATCATGACAAACGGAGACGTAGCAGCAATCGGCGTAGGCGCAAGCGACACAGCAAACAGAGTAGAAGAATCAGTAAAAGGAGCACTAAGCAACCCACTACTAGACATCAGCTACGAAGGAGCAAGCGGAGCAATCATCCAAATCCACGGCGGAATGGACATGACCCTAGACGAAATTAGCAAAATAGGAGAACTAGTCACAGAAGCAATGGACGAAGATGCAAACGTAATATGGGGCGCAAGAGTATCCGACGACATGAAAGGAAAAATCACTGTTATGACAATCATAACAGGAGTAAAATCCCCATGGATACTAGGCAAACCAACAGCTAAACACGCAGAAGCAGCAAGACAACAGCTAAGCAGCGAACTAGGCATAGAAATAGTAAGATAA
- a CDS encoding metallophosphoesterase, which translates to MKVLLCSDIHNPRKDLVLLREKSEDVDFVVCAGDFTNWGSGLVSTLREMNSWGKSVFVVHGNHEDESEVRRVCKSLENVVFFHRDVVDFNGFQLVGWGGGGFSLQDKDFERFVSGLNISDFSRVILVTHAPPFETCLDEIQKGVFVGNDSIKRFVLSSKPLVVVSGHIHETSGLVCNLDGVLLINPGPEGVIVEL; encoded by the coding sequence ATGAAAGTTTTATTGTGTTCTGATATTCATAATCCTCGTAAGGATCTTGTTTTGCTTCGTGAGAAATCAGAGGATGTTGACTTCGTTGTTTGTGCGGGTGACTTCACTAATTGGGGTAGTGGTTTGGTTAGTACTTTGAGGGAGATGAATTCTTGGGGTAAGTCCGTGTTTGTTGTTCATGGTAATCACGAGGATGAGTCAGAGGTTCGTAGGGTTTGTAAGTCTTTAGAGAACGTTGTTTTTTTTCATAGGGATGTTGTTGATTTTAATGGTTTTCAGTTAGTTGGTTGGGGTGGTGGTGGTTTTTCTTTGCAGGATAAAGATTTTGAGCGTTTTGTTTCTGGTTTGAATATTAGTGATTTTTCTCGTGTGATTCTTGTGACTCATGCTCCTCCTTTTGAGACGTGTCTTGATGAAATTCAGAAAGGTGTTTTTGTTGGTAATGATAGTATTAAGAGATTTGTTTTGAGTAGTAAGCCTTTGGTTGTTGTTTCTGGTCATATTCATGAGACTTCTGGTTTGGTTTGTAATCTTGATGGTGTTCTTCTTATTAATCCCGGGCCTGAGGGTGTAATTGTAGAATTATGA
- a CDS encoding cysteine synthase family protein has translation MVPLRKIFSDQGPNIFGKLESFNLTGSMKARSALGMIEAAEEKGELRPGMTIIESTSGNLGYGLAAIGSQKGYEVILVIDPKTDSLKRNILQAYGAKLIIVDKPDEQGAYQPTRILKVRELLNEIPNSWTPCQYHNEDNFRAHYKSTGPEIMNDLEGKVDVLIGAIGTCGHLGGSAKYIKEKNPDLRVIGIEPEGSVISGGEYKPYLIQGPGLSIIPKNYDPDVISEIHKISDSDAFRAARDLAVKESILSGASAGSVIHAAKNLFNTFKSGSNVVLILADDGFRYGTNFYDDNYLSTHGITPYKYSKD, from the coding sequence ATGGTTCCATTGAGAAAAATATTCTCAGATCAAGGACCTAATATCTTCGGAAAATTAGAATCTTTTAATTTAACTGGTAGCATGAAAGCCAGATCAGCTTTAGGCATGATTGAAGCCGCAGAAGAAAAAGGTGAATTAAGACCTGGTATGACTATTATAGAATCAACTTCTGGGAATCTAGGTTATGGTCTCGCAGCAATAGGTTCTCAAAAAGGATATGAAGTCATATTAGTTATTGATCCTAAAACGGATTCTTTAAAAAGAAATATTCTTCAAGCATATGGCGCTAAATTAATCATTGTAGACAAACCAGATGAACAAGGCGCGTATCAACCTACTAGGATTCTTAAAGTGCGTGAGTTATTAAATGAAATTCCTAATTCTTGGACTCCTTGTCAATATCATAACGAAGATAATTTTCGCGCGCATTATAAATCAACAGGACCTGAAATAATGAATGATTTAGAAGGTAAAGTAGATGTTTTAATTGGCGCTATTGGTACTTGTGGCCACTTAGGAGGCTCTGCGAAGTACATAAAGGAAAAAAATCCTGATTTAAGAGTTATAGGTATAGAGCCTGAAGGCTCTGTTATTTCAGGAGGGGAATACAAACCTTATTTAATTCAAGGCCCTGGTTTAAGTATTATTCCTAAGAATTATGATCCTGATGTTATTTCAGAGATTCATAAAATTAGTGATTCTGATGCTTTTAGAGCAGCAAGAGATTTAGCTGTTAAAGAATCTATTTTATCAGGAGCTTCCGCAGGAAGTGTTATTCACGCAGCTAAGAATTTGTTTAATACTTTTAAGTCAGGCTCTAATGTTGTTTTGATTTTAGCCGATGATGGGTTTAGATACGGCACTAATTTTTATGATGATAATTATTTATCAACTCACGGAATTACGCCTTACAAATATTCTAAGGATTAG
- a CDS encoding helix-turn-helix domain-containing protein: MDKKKIIETLFDKKIIKILRLFINNSDKTYYLREISRITKVPPASTHRILQQLKDLELVQETKDRYLKTYSSIKQNIDLFSGLLEDKKSALKEFSDFIANVKGVNTVILHGEEEKDKASLLIVGEELDQTIIRDKTNEIKEKYKFNIIYLILAPTQYEQLSSMGLYRGRKVILYNS; encoded by the coding sequence ATGGACAAAAAAAAGATAATAGAGACTCTATTTGACAAAAAAATAATAAAAATACTGCGATTGTTCATAAATAACTCAGATAAGACTTATTATTTGAGAGAAATATCTAGAATAACAAAAGTTCCCCCAGCATCAACACACAGAATATTGCAACAACTAAAAGACTTAGAGTTAGTTCAAGAAACCAAAGATAGATACTTAAAAACATACTCTTCAATTAAACAAAACATAGACTTATTCTCAGGACTTCTGGAGGATAAAAAATCAGCACTCAAAGAATTTTCGGACTTTATAGCGAATGTAAAAGGAGTGAATACAGTGATACTTCATGGAGAAGAAGAAAAAGATAAAGCAAGTCTATTAATAGTGGGAGAAGAACTAGATCAAACAATAATAAGAGATAAAACTAATGAAATAAAAGAGAAATATAAATTCAATATAATATATTTAATACTTGCTCCAACCCAATACGAACAACTTAGTTCGATGGGATTATATCGCGGAAGAAAAGTAATATTGTATAATTCTTAG
- a CDS encoding ATP:cob(I)alamin adenosyltransferase gives MVIYTKKGDQGYASTLKGNKIPKNHEIILITGKIDSLQSALDSTNVIITNQEIKKIIQKIQEKLWQTVGEISNQGLSEIIKKPITEQDITELEQHIDNHHPENTYFIRFTKETSTRINEARVRTRELETMLTKQLLENKIRPEIYKYINRLSDLLYALACKEEKS, from the coding sequence ATGGTAATATACACAAAAAAAGGAGACCAAGGATACGCATCCACACTAAAAGGAAACAAAATCCCAAAGAACCATGAAATAATACTCATAACAGGAAAAATAGACTCATTACAAAGCGCACTAGACTCAACAAACGTGATAATAACGAACCAAGAAATAAAAAAAATAATTCAAAAAATACAAGAAAAACTCTGGCAAACAGTAGGAGAAATAAGCAACCAAGGACTCTCAGAAATAATAAAAAAACCAATAACAGAACAAGACATAACAGAACTAGAACAACACATAGATAATCACCACCCAGAAAACACATACTTCATAAGATTCACCAAAGAAACATCCACGCGAATAAACGAAGCCAGAGTAAGAACCCGTGAACTAGAAACAATGCTAACAAAACAACTACTAGAAAACAAAATCAGACCAGAAATATACAAATACATAAACAGATTATCCGATTTATTATACGCGTTAGCATGCAAAGAAGAAAAATCATAA
- the twy1 gene encoding 4-demethylwyosine synthase TYW1, giving the protein MQDMITKEIKKNLEKQGYRTAGSHSAVKICGWTKKTILGKGTCYKHKFYGINTHQCLQMTTSMSCANRCVFCWRDYKSPVSKDWIWNIDEPNKVLEEAKEAHHKLLIGFFGNDKTDKKALKESKKIKHAALSLTGEPINYPKVNELIQEMHKQRISTFLVTNGQNPESIKKLGRITQLYLSVDGADKETLRETGKPLFTDYWERLLKSLEELKEKKYRTCIRITLIKGMNDKNPEKYAELIKKAEPDFVEVKSYMFIGASKERLKKENMPTHTETMKFTEQIQKHLPNYELMSDHKPSRVALLTHIKHKIRGKWKTWIDFEAFFQEKQEYNTDTPKENIIIK; this is encoded by the coding sequence ATGCAAGACATGATAACTAAGGAAATCAAAAAAAACCTAGAAAAACAAGGATACAGAACCGCAGGAAGTCACAGCGCAGTCAAAATATGCGGATGGACAAAGAAAACAATACTGGGAAAAGGAACTTGTTACAAACACAAATTCTACGGAATAAACACGCATCAATGCTTACAAATGACGACTAGCATGAGCTGTGCGAACAGATGCGTATTTTGCTGGAGAGACTACAAATCACCAGTATCAAAAGATTGGATATGGAACATAGACGAACCAAACAAAGTACTAGAAGAAGCAAAAGAAGCACATCATAAACTACTAATAGGATTCTTCGGAAACGACAAAACAGACAAAAAAGCATTAAAAGAATCAAAAAAAATCAAACACGCAGCACTATCACTGACAGGAGAACCAATAAACTATCCCAAAGTAAACGAATTAATACAAGAAATGCATAAACAAAGAATATCAACATTCCTAGTAACAAACGGACAAAACCCAGAAAGCATAAAAAAACTAGGAAGAATAACACAACTATATCTAAGCGTGGACGGAGCAGACAAAGAAACACTACGAGAAACAGGAAAACCATTATTCACAGATTACTGGGAAAGACTACTAAAAAGCCTAGAAGAACTAAAAGAAAAAAAATACAGAACATGCATCAGGATAACATTAATCAAAGGAATGAATGATAAAAACCCAGAAAAATACGCAGAACTCATAAAAAAAGCAGAACCAGACTTCGTAGAAGTAAAATCATACATGTTCATAGGCGCATCTAAAGAAAGACTAAAAAAAGAAAACATGCCGACACACACCGAAACAATGAAATTCACAGAACAAATACAAAAACACTTACCTAACTACGAATTAATGTCAGACCATAAACCATCAAGAGTAGCACTATTAACACACATAAAACACAAAATACGAGGAAAATGGAAAACCTGGATAGACTTCGAAGCATTCTTCCAAGAAAAACAAGAATACAATACAGACACACCAAAAGAAAACATAATAATAAAATAA
- a CDS encoding 30S ribosomal protein S27ae, which yields MAAKKKGGKPAPKQTKEKAKKETQKIHKVYEVAGEDAKRKNKFCPKCGPGTFMANHKDRSSCGKCGYMEKK from the coding sequence ATGGCAGCAAAAAAGAAAGGCGGAAAACCAGCACCAAAACAAACAAAAGAAAAAGCAAAAAAAGAAACTCAAAAAATACATAAAGTATACGAAGTCGCAGGAGAAGACGCAAAAAGAAAAAACAAATTTTGCCCAAAATGCGGACCAGGAACATTCATGGCGAACCACAAAGACCGCTCCTCATGCGGAAAATGCGGATATATGGAAAAGAAATAA
- a CDS encoding glycoside hydrolase family 15 protein: MLNHGIVGNCKTCALINNASVEWMCFPDFDSPSVFGKLLDEKNGGSFEVIPEGDYEVSQSYDGYTAVLETFFRSKKSSFKVVDFFPRYRKILPNNKTGLFRQSYFVRLVIPLRGKSKVSFVYNPRPGYARFKVKNSVYDGLLVSSAGKDSVALCSNVDYDSLLRNDSFVLDKTFYFVVGADSSDGINVSYLKRLASSTISYWKRWVSTLVIPSGNSDAIIRSAITLKLLTYSQTGAIVAAPTTSIPEEVGSVRNWDYRFCWVRDAAFTVSAFKKIGRDYEAKKLIEFMFNNSLKKKKSLQLMYGIRGETKLTEKLLKHLDGFKGSKPVRIGNAAYKQKQNDIYGSLIDLIYMYYIFYEYESKLRRKHWDFLMYLVKEIKNNWRKPDHGIWEFRGQKQHFVYSKLMCYVGMDFAMKIAQHFGKSSYAESWAVLRDTIKDDILRNGWNEEVRGFTMFYGSDDFDASILKMSYHDFLDRDDPRLINTVLMINKHLRIDSLVHRYKIVDDFGVSSSTFSICSFWLVDALYKIGLEDDARKMYSELRSYSNPLGLYAEDLTIDKKENIGNFPQAYTHIALINSSLLLSEWNTHRLKPSQEIKDFRIRRKIVK; encoded by the coding sequence ATGTTAAATCATGGTATTGTTGGAAACTGTAAGACTTGTGCTTTAATTAATAATGCATCTGTTGAATGGATGTGTTTTCCTGATTTTGATAGTCCTAGTGTTTTTGGTAAATTGTTGGATGAAAAGAATGGTGGTTCTTTTGAAGTTATTCCTGAGGGTGATTACGAGGTTTCTCAGAGTTATGATGGTTATACTGCTGTTTTAGAGACTTTTTTTCGTTCTAAGAAGTCTTCTTTTAAGGTTGTGGATTTTTTTCCTAGGTATCGTAAGATTCTTCCTAATAATAAGACTGGTTTGTTTCGTCAGAGTTATTTTGTTCGTTTAGTTATTCCTTTGCGTGGTAAGTCTAAAGTTAGTTTTGTGTATAATCCTAGGCCTGGTTATGCTCGTTTTAAAGTTAAGAATTCTGTTTATGATGGTTTGCTTGTTAGTTCTGCTGGTAAGGATAGTGTTGCTTTGTGTTCTAATGTTGATTATGATTCTTTGCTTCGTAATGATTCTTTTGTTTTGGATAAGACTTTTTATTTTGTTGTTGGTGCTGATTCTTCAGACGGTATTAATGTTTCTTATTTGAAGAGGTTGGCTAGTTCTACTATTAGTTATTGGAAGCGTTGGGTTTCTACTTTGGTTATTCCTTCCGGTAATAGTGATGCTATTATTCGTAGCGCGATTACTTTGAAGTTGTTGACTTATTCTCAGACTGGTGCTATTGTGGCTGCGCCTACTACTAGTATTCCTGAGGAGGTTGGTTCTGTTAGGAATTGGGATTATCGTTTTTGTTGGGTTCGTGATGCTGCTTTTACTGTTAGTGCTTTTAAAAAGATTGGTCGTGATTATGAGGCTAAGAAGCTTATTGAGTTCATGTTTAATAATTCTTTGAAGAAGAAGAAGTCTTTGCAGTTGATGTATGGTATTCGTGGTGAGACTAAGTTAACTGAGAAGTTGCTTAAGCATTTAGATGGTTTTAAGGGTAGTAAGCCTGTTAGGATTGGTAATGCTGCTTATAAGCAGAAGCAGAATGATATTTATGGTAGTTTGATTGATTTGATTTATATGTATTATATTTTTTATGAGTATGAGAGTAAGCTTAGGAGGAAGCATTGGGATTTTCTTATGTATTTGGTTAAGGAAATTAAGAATAATTGGAGGAAGCCTGATCATGGTATTTGGGAGTTTCGTGGTCAGAAGCAGCATTTTGTTTATTCTAAGTTGATGTGTTATGTTGGTATGGATTTTGCTATGAAGATTGCTCAACATTTTGGTAAGTCTTCTTATGCTGAGAGTTGGGCTGTTCTTCGTGATACTATTAAGGATGATATTCTTAGGAATGGTTGGAATGAAGAGGTTCGTGGTTTTACTATGTTTTATGGTTCTGATGATTTTGATGCTTCTATTTTGAAGATGAGTTATCATGATTTTTTGGATAGGGATGATCCTAGGTTGATTAACACTGTTTTGATGATTAATAAGCATCTTAGGATTGATTCTTTGGTTCATAGGTATAAGATCGTGGATGATTTTGGTGTTTCTAGTAGTACTTTTAGTATTTGTTCTTTTTGGTTGGTTGATGCTTTGTATAAGATTGGTTTGGAGGATGATGCTAGGAAGATGTATAGTGAGCTTCGTAGTTATAGTAATCCTTTGGGTTTGTACGCTGAAGATTTAACTATTGATAAGAAGGAGAATATTGGTAATTTTCCTCAGGCTTATACGCATATCGCGTTGATTAATTCTTCTCTTCTTCTAAGTGAGTGGAATACTCATAGATTAAAGCCTAGTCAAGAAATTAAGGATTTTAGGATTAGAAGAAAAATCGTGAAATAA
- a CDS encoding pyrimidine dimer DNA glycosylase/endonuclease V encodes MRIWSVHPRFLDSKGLVACWRETLLAKHVLEGKTKGYKNHPQLIRFKNCDYSLGVINSYLYYLFLESERRGFNFDISKFERVCKDYSGLIFLNRDQLLFEFEHLYKKILFRSPSELSFSLEELEKLSLLDLQSFSHPLFVLIEGRVESWEIV; translated from the coding sequence ATGAGGATTTGGAGTGTTCATCCTAGGTTTTTGGATTCTAAAGGATTGGTGGCTTGTTGGCGTGAGACTTTGTTGGCTAAGCACGTTTTAGAGGGTAAGACTAAGGGTTATAAGAATCATCCTCAGCTTATTAGGTTTAAGAATTGTGATTATTCTTTGGGAGTTATTAATTCTTATTTGTATTATTTGTTCTTGGAATCTGAGAGGCGAGGTTTTAATTTTGATATTTCTAAGTTTGAAAGGGTTTGCAAAGATTATTCTGGTTTAATTTTTCTTAATAGGGATCAATTATTATTTGAATTTGAGCATTTGTATAAGAAAATCTTGTTTAGGAGTCCTTCTGAGCTTAGTTTTTCTTTGGAAGAACTTGAAAAGTTAAGTTTGTTGGATTTGCAAAGTTTTTCTCATCCTTTGTTTGTTTTGATAGAAGGTCGTGTTGAGTCTTGGGAAATTGTTTGA